A section of the Acidobacteriota bacterium genome encodes:
- a CDS encoding nodulation protein NfeD yields the protein MKSILCAVMFLLSVPAAPAADPVARIEVAGAIDPVTAEFVVRGIERAESEGAALVLLRLDTPGGFGASMEAIIARMLRSRVPVVVWVGPGGAKAASAGFFILLAADVAAMAPGSATGAAHPLLAVGGFPVDGGEAGKTLSDKVTSNATAYLRSIVTRRGRSPEEAEKGVTESKSFTEAEALAAGLIDLVAGSEAELLGALEGRRVRMFSGEERILATAGAAVVRYEMTWRERALAAVSQPNLALLLGLVGVILLYFEFSNPGFIVPGVVGGICVLLAVLGLSLLPINHVGVLLLLLAVGLLVAEVKVGGFGVLGIGGIVSMVMGMMMLIDSPDPAVRIGLYTALALALPFAVISLILLVALIRSLGQRAATGDEGMVGLEGVADTAIGAAGRVLVRGEYWAARAEAPIAAGKRVRVVGVDHLTLTVEETTDGGD from the coding sequence ATGAAAAGCATCCTCTGCGCGGTGATGTTTCTCCTCTCTGTCCCGGCCGCCCCGGCGGCGGACCCGGTGGCCCGCATCGAGGTCGCGGGCGCCATCGACCCGGTCACGGCCGAGTTCGTGGTGCGCGGCATCGAGCGGGCGGAATCGGAGGGGGCCGCTCTCGTGCTCCTGCGGCTCGACACCCCCGGCGGGTTCGGCGCCTCCATGGAGGCCATCATCGCGCGCATGCTGCGAAGCCGCGTCCCCGTCGTCGTCTGGGTGGGGCCGGGGGGGGCGAAGGCGGCCTCGGCCGGGTTCTTCATCCTGCTCGCCGCGGACGTGGCCGCCATGGCGCCGGGGAGCGCGACCGGGGCCGCCCACCCGCTCCTGGCCGTCGGGGGCTTCCCGGTCGACGGCGGGGAGGCGGGGAAGACGCTGTCCGACAAGGTCACCAGCAACGCCACCGCCTACCTGCGCAGCATCGTGACGCGGCGGGGGCGCAGCCCGGAGGAGGCGGAAAAGGGGGTGACCGAGAGCAAGTCGTTCACGGAGGCGGAGGCGCTGGCGGCGGGGCTCATCGACCTGGTGGCTGGGAGCGAGGCGGAACTCCTCGGGGCCCTCGAGGGGCGCCGCGTGCGGATGTTCTCGGGGGAGGAGCGGATCCTCGCCACGGCGGGCGCCGCGGTGGTGCGCTACGAGATGACGTGGCGCGAGCGGGCGCTCGCGGCCGTGTCGCAGCCGAACCTGGCGCTCCTCCTGGGGCTCGTGGGGGTGATCCTCCTCTATTTCGAATTTTCCAACCCCGGTTTCATCGTCCCCGGCGTCGTCGGCGGGATCTGCGTGCTCCTGGCGGTCCTGGGGCTCTCGCTCCTGCCGATCAACCATGTCGGCGTGCTCCTCCTCCTGCTGGCGGTCGGGCTGCTCGTCGCCGAGGTCAAGGTCGGCGGTTTCGGGGTGCTGGGGATCGGGGGGATCGTGTCGATGGTCATGGGTATGATGATGCTTATCGATTCCCCGGACCCGGCGGTCCGGATCGGCCTCTACACGGCCCTCGCCCTGGCCCTCCCCTTCGCGGTGATCTCGCTCATCCTCCTGGTCGCGCTGATCCGGTCCCTGGGCCAGCGGGCGGCCACCGGGGACGAGGGGATGGTGGGGCTCGAGGGGGTGGCCGACACCGCCATCGGGGCCGCCGGCCGGGTCCTGGTGCGGGGGGAGTACTGGGCCGCGCGCGCGGAGGCCCCCATCGCGGCGGGGAAGCGGGTGCGTGTCGTCGGGGTGGACCACCTCACCCTGACGGTGGAGGAAACGACCGACGGGGGTGACTGA
- the lipA gene encoding lipoyl synthase, whose amino-acid sequence MMGARMKHRGPRPAWLKVRLPSGEGYVRLRKLVEGERLHTVCQDARCPNIGECWGAGTATFMILGDVCTRGCRFCAVASGRPLAPDPDEPRRVAVAVEKLRLRYVVVTSVDRDDLPDGGASIFAETIRRVRTTAGPIRIEVLIPDFGGDPGALETVVAAAPDVLGHNVETVPRLYPLARPGARYERSLQLLRRARALGTGMRTKSSLMLGLGETDAEVRAVLADLRGAAVDFLTLGQYLQPTRASLPVERFVPPREFARLREHALSIGFRHVASGPLVRSSYQAHEAFAGR is encoded by the coding sequence ATGATGGGGGCACGTATGAAACATCGAGGCCCGCGCCCGGCATGGCTCAAGGTGAGACTCCCCTCCGGCGAGGGGTATGTCAGGCTCAGGAAGCTGGTCGAGGGGGAACGGCTGCACACCGTCTGCCAGGACGCCCGCTGCCCCAATATCGGGGAATGCTGGGGCGCCGGCACCGCCACCTTCATGATCCTGGGGGACGTGTGCACGCGCGGGTGCCGTTTCTGCGCCGTCGCGAGCGGCAGGCCGCTCGCGCCCGACCCGGACGAGCCGCGGCGGGTGGCGGTGGCGGTCGAAAAGCTGCGGCTGCGGTACGTGGTCGTCACCTCGGTCGACCGGGACGACCTCCCCGACGGCGGCGCCTCGATCTTCGCCGAGACGATCCGGCGGGTCCGCACCACGGCCGGGCCGATCCGGATCGAGGTCCTCATTCCCGATTTCGGCGGGGACCCCGGGGCGCTCGAGACGGTGGTCGCGGCCGCCCCGGACGTGCTCGGGCACAACGTGGAGACGGTGCCGCGCCTCTACCCGCTCGCGAGGCCCGGGGCGCGCTACGAGCGCTCGCTCCAGCTGCTCCGCCGCGCCAGGGCCCTGGGGACCGGGATGAGGACGAAGTCGAGCCTGATGCTGGGGCTCGGGGAAACGGACGCGGAGGTGCGCGCCGTGCTCGCGGACCTGCGGGGGGCCGCGGTCGATTTCCTCACCCTCGGGCAGTACCTGCAGCCCACGCGCGCCTCGCTCCCGGTGGAGCGCTTCGTCCCGCCGCGCGAGTTCGCCCGGCTCCGGGAACACGCCCTCTCGATCGGCTTCCGCCACGTCGCCTCCGGCCCGCTGGTCCGCTCCTCCTACCAGGCGCACGAAGCGTTCGCGGGGCGCTGA
- a CDS encoding peptidase M4 family protein, with product MIRHGIIPPYLLRSIAVNGSRRQQALAWATLTDSEQIRGERRALPPLTRLAVVPGRLRRSVYDARNRYDLPGRLVRSEGSAASGDPRVNEAYSGAGATYEMWRKVFERNSVDDRGMRLDATVHYGKDYDNAFWNGRQMVYGDGDGVIFGPFTRALDVIGHELAHGMVQYEADLVYRGQPGALNESFADVFGILVKQYRRRQTAEESDWLIGVGLFRPGVGARALRSMREPGTAYDDPVLGKDPQPGHMRDYVDTSEDNGGVHLNSGIPNRAFCELALRLGGYAWERAGQIWYRTLCDKLRPNSTFREACSRSVTAAGELYGPNSPEQKATRESWAAVGL from the coding sequence ATGATCCGTCACGGCATCATTCCCCCCTACCTCTTGCGATCGATCGCGGTCAACGGCAGCCGGCGCCAGCAGGCGCTGGCGTGGGCCACCCTGACCGATTCGGAACAGATCCGGGGGGAGCGGCGCGCCCTCCCCCCCCTCACCCGGCTCGCCGTGGTCCCCGGGCGGCTGCGGCGCTCGGTCTACGACGCGCGCAACCGCTACGACCTTCCCGGCAGGCTCGTGCGCTCCGAGGGGAGCGCGGCGAGCGGCGACCCGCGGGTCAACGAGGCCTACAGCGGCGCCGGTGCCACCTACGAGATGTGGCGCAAGGTGTTCGAGCGCAACTCCGTCGACGACCGGGGGATGCGGCTCGACGCCACCGTCCATTACGGGAAGGACTACGACAACGCCTTCTGGAACGGGCGGCAGATGGTCTACGGCGACGGCGACGGGGTGATCTTCGGCCCCTTCACCCGGGCGCTCGACGTCATCGGCCACGAACTGGCCCACGGCATGGTGCAGTACGAGGCCGACCTGGTCTACCGGGGCCAGCCGGGCGCCCTGAACGAGTCGTTCGCCGACGTGTTCGGGATCCTGGTCAAACAGTACCGGCGCCGCCAGACGGCCGAAGAATCGGACTGGCTCATCGGCGTGGGCCTGTTCCGCCCCGGGGTGGGCGCCCGCGCGCTGCGCTCGATGAGGGAGCCGGGGACGGCCTACGACGACCCGGTACTGGGAAAGGATCCCCAGCCCGGGCACATGAGGGACTACGTCGACACGAGCGAGGACAACGGCGGGGTGCACCTGAACTCGGGGATCCCCAATCGCGCCTTCTGCGAGCTGGCCCTGCGCCTCGGGGGGTACGCGTGGGAAAGGGCGGGGCAGATCTGGTACCGGACCCTCTGCGACAAGCTCCGCCCCAACTCCACCTTCCGGGAGGCCTGTTCCCGCTCCGTCACCGCGGCGGGGGAACTCTACGGGCCGAACAGCCCGGAGCAAAAGGCAACGCGGGAGTCCTGGGCGGCGGTCGGCCTCTAA
- a CDS encoding DEAD/DEAH box helicase, which yields MSLLDRIGRRVSRNAKLRGREVFDRGGVRILFADEEFVSAQVAADPPSTVDLENELGELVYSCDCARFENTLAVCEHVWAALLELERRNHFEQWAPSFPRALAPAAFDGEGFDPDGEEDEDFDDADLDRFEDAAPAGGAFPEGAARVGEPPEDPGDEGGRRGAGEWRRLLEGMRRAAAPQAPAASWPEGRQILYVIERSKRLAHAPLVIQIEARDPKKNGGWKKPRPLEAFRDGVPDFGHPLDRDILARLVGVKRDAWYFGSYPSNLRFQPAAADLALLLPLISDTGRLFHRAEEEELRPLKWDGGESWTFEVEARRAPGEERYEIAGAFFRDGERLPADAPDRIFAEGVLLLDETLAPCTGPPEWVSFFRREGPFFVPAAEADAWIETMMGIRTAPPLRLPAELRLEEVAPPLRPVVRIRTRKEPWGAPYLAAELEFGYLDRTVADGDGSTSIPVVRERRRILRDPEGERAARLLLEQAGFRPRRGVRGATAWSITENRLAGAVRDLVGAGWHVEADGKTFRSPGALTLRVTSGIDWFELHGAADFGGSSVPIPRLLAALRRRQRAVRLDDGGYGMLPEEWVQRYRILAGLGKEEGDHVRFRTHQVGLLDALLETGPEVSCDALFGHIRDEMRRFEGILPADAPPGFRGELREYQREGLGWFHFLERFNLGGCLADDMGLGKTIQVLALLEERRTLRGPGGAPSLVVMPRSLVFNWVEEARRFTPGLRVLEHTGSDRERDPGRFDGYDAVFTTYGTLRRDAPLLREKEFDYVILDEAQAIKNASTASAKAARLLRARRRLALSGTPIENHLGELWSLFEFLNPGMLGSASVLRLGRGADRLDEETRALVARALRPLILRRTKAQVARDLPEKVEQTLFCQLEPAQRALYDELREHYRRSLLGRIRSEGMARSQMHILEALLRLRQAAIHPGLVDPARAAESSAKLDMLVPQLEEVIDEGHKALVFSQFTSMLAILRRRLDSAGIAYEYLDGQTRDRARAVERFQNDPGCPLFLISLKAGGLGLNLTAAEYVYLLDPWWNPAVEAQAVDRTHRIGQTRSVFAYRIIARDTVEEKVLALQESKREIADAIIREDNSLLASLDPEDLALLLD from the coding sequence ATGTCTCTACTCGACCGGATCGGCCGGCGCGTAAGCCGGAACGCGAAGCTGCGGGGGCGGGAGGTCTTCGACCGCGGGGGGGTCCGAATCCTCTTCGCGGACGAGGAGTTCGTCTCCGCGCAGGTGGCGGCGGACCCCCCCTCGACCGTGGACCTGGAAAACGAGCTCGGGGAGCTGGTCTATTCCTGCGACTGCGCCCGCTTCGAGAACACTCTCGCGGTGTGCGAGCACGTCTGGGCCGCCCTGCTCGAACTCGAGCGGCGGAACCATTTCGAGCAATGGGCCCCCTCCTTCCCCCGCGCCCTGGCCCCGGCCGCCTTCGACGGCGAGGGGTTCGACCCGGACGGGGAGGAGGACGAGGATTTCGACGACGCGGACCTCGACCGTTTCGAAGACGCGGCCCCGGCCGGCGGAGCCTTCCCGGAGGGAGCCGCCCGGGTCGGGGAGCCGCCCGAGGACCCGGGGGACGAGGGGGGGAGGCGCGGCGCGGGGGAGTGGCGCCGCCTGCTCGAGGGGATGCGGCGCGCGGCCGCGCCCCAGGCGCCGGCCGCTTCCTGGCCCGAGGGGCGGCAGATCCTCTACGTCATCGAGCGCTCCAAGCGGCTGGCCCACGCCCCCCTGGTCATCCAGATCGAGGCGCGCGACCCCAAAAAGAACGGCGGATGGAAAAAGCCCCGGCCGCTCGAAGCGTTCCGCGACGGGGTCCCCGATTTCGGCCACCCCCTCGACCGGGACATCCTCGCGCGCCTCGTCGGGGTCAAACGCGACGCCTGGTATTTCGGCTCCTACCCGTCGAACCTCCGCTTCCAGCCCGCGGCGGCCGATCTCGCCCTCCTCCTCCCGCTCATTTCGGACACCGGCCGCCTTTTCCACCGCGCGGAGGAGGAGGAGCTGCGCCCCCTCAAATGGGACGGGGGGGAGAGCTGGACCTTCGAGGTGGAGGCGCGGCGGGCGCCCGGCGAGGAGCGCTACGAGATTGCGGGCGCCTTCTTCCGCGACGGCGAGCGCCTGCCGGCCGACGCCCCGGACCGCATCTTCGCCGAAGGGGTCCTGCTCCTTGACGAAACGCTGGCTCCCTGCACCGGCCCCCCCGAATGGGTCTCCTTCTTCCGGCGCGAGGGCCCGTTCTTCGTCCCCGCCGCCGAGGCGGACGCGTGGATCGAAACGATGATGGGGATCCGCACGGCCCCCCCCCTGCGCCTTCCCGCGGAGCTGCGCCTGGAGGAGGTGGCCCCCCCCTTGCGCCCGGTCGTGCGCATCCGCACCCGCAAGGAGCCCTGGGGCGCCCCCTACCTCGCGGCGGAACTCGAGTTCGGCTACCTCGACCGGACCGTCGCCGACGGTGACGGCTCGACCTCCATCCCCGTGGTCCGGGAGCGCAGGCGCATCCTGCGCGACCCGGAGGGGGAGCGCGCCGCGCGCCTGCTCCTCGAGCAGGCGGGGTTCCGCCCCCGCCGGGGAGTGCGCGGCGCCACCGCCTGGTCGATCACCGAAAACCGCCTGGCCGGCGCCGTCCGGGACCTGGTCGGCGCCGGGTGGCACGTGGAGGCCGACGGGAAGACGTTCCGCAGCCCCGGCGCGCTGACGCTCCGCGTGACCTCGGGCATCGACTGGTTCGAACTGCACGGGGCCGCCGACTTCGGCGGCAGCAGCGTCCCGATCCCCCGCCTGCTGGCCGCGCTCCGGCGCCGCCAGCGGGCGGTCCGGCTCGACGACGGCGGCTACGGCATGCTCCCGGAGGAGTGGGTGCAGAGATACCGCATCCTGGCGGGGCTGGGAAAGGAGGAGGGGGACCACGTGCGCTTCCGGACCCACCAGGTGGGGCTGCTCGACGCGCTGCTCGAGACCGGGCCCGAGGTGAGCTGCGACGCCCTCTTCGGCCACATCCGCGACGAAATGCGCCGCTTCGAGGGGATCCTCCCCGCCGACGCCCCGCCGGGGTTCCGGGGGGAGCTGCGGGAGTACCAGCGCGAGGGGCTCGGCTGGTTCCACTTTCTCGAGCGCTTCAACCTTGGGGGATGCCTGGCCGACGACATGGGGCTCGGCAAGACGATCCAGGTGCTGGCGCTGCTCGAGGAGCGCCGCACGCTCCGCGGGCCGGGGGGCGCCCCCTCGCTCGTGGTGATGCCGCGCTCGCTGGTCTTCAACTGGGTCGAGGAGGCGCGCCGCTTCACGCCCGGCCTGCGCGTGCTCGAGCACACCGGGAGCGACCGCGAACGAGACCCGGGACGCTTCGACGGCTACGACGCGGTCTTCACCACCTACGGGACGCTGCGGCGCGACGCCCCGCTGCTGCGCGAGAAGGAGTTCGACTACGTCATCCTCGACGAGGCCCAGGCGATCAAGAACGCCTCGACCGCGTCGGCCAAGGCCGCGCGCCTGCTGCGCGCGCGCCGCCGCCTGGCCCTGAGCGGGACCCCGATCGAAAACCACCTGGGGGAGCTCTGGAGCCTGTTCGAGTTCCTCAACCCGGGGATGCTCGGCTCGGCCTCGGTCCTGCGCCTGGGCCGCGGGGCGGACCGGCTCGACGAGGAGACCCGGGCGCTCGTCGCCCGGGCGCTGCGCCCCCTCATCCTGCGCCGGACCAAGGCCCAGGTGGCGCGCGACCTGCCGGAGAAGGTGGAGCAGACCCTCTTCTGCCAGCTGGAGCCGGCGCAGCGCGCCCTGTACGACGAGCTGCGGGAGCACTACCGCCGCTCGCTCCTGGGCCGGATCCGGAGCGAGGGGATGGCCCGGTCGCAGATGCACATCCTGGAGGCGCTGCTGCGGCTGCGCCAGGCGGCGATCCACCCCGGCCTGGTCGACCCCGCCCGCGCCGCCGAGTCGAGCGCGAAGCTCGACATGCTGGTGCCGCAGCTGGAGGAGGTGATCGACGAGGGGCACAAGGCCCTGGTCTTCTCGCAGTTCACCTCGATGCTGGCCATCCTGCGCCGGCGCCTGGACTCGGCCGGGATCGCCTACGAGTACCTCGACGGGCAGACGCGCGACCGCGCCCGCGCCGTGGAGCGCTTCCAGAACGACCCCGGCTGCCCCCTCTTCCTCATCAGCCTCAAGGCCGGGGGCCTCGGCCTGAACCTGACCGCGGCCGAGTACGTCTACCTCCTCGACCCCTGGTGGAACCCCGCCGTCGAGGCCCAGGCGGTCGACCGCACCCACCGGATCGGCCAGACCCGCTCGGTCTTCGCCTACCGCATCATCGCCCGCGACACGGTCGAGGAAAAGGTCCTGGCGCTGCAGGAGAGCAAGCGCGAGATCGCCGACGCCATCATCCGCGAGGACAACAGCCTCCTCGCCTCCCTCGACCCCGAGGACCTGGCCCTGCTGCTCGATTGA